One window of Dysidea avara chromosome 11, odDysAvar1.4, whole genome shotgun sequence genomic DNA carries:
- the LOC136238618 gene encoding uncharacterized protein — MGFDISKSKMCSVKLSGQLERQLSALKRQVEPKLNMDKLTITDPVKEVSILSQRVAMINSHAQDSVDEDTWPPDQPKDYTPLVLIQHQEQRTKEQDKEMAKLTQTGDIDSIASGQLAPKHHCKLYRQPQDITTCPQYQHCN, encoded by the exons ATGGGTTTTGATATCTCAAAATCAAAGATGTGCAGCGTGAAGCTCAGCGGACAGCTCGAGAGACAGCTCAGTGCTCTAAAAC GTCAAGTGGAGCCCAAACTCAACATGGACAAGTTGACTATCACTGATCCAGTCAAAG AAGTCTCCATCCTATCCCAGAGGGTGGCCATGATTAATTCACATGCAcaagacagtgttgatgaagaCACATGGCCACCAGATCAACCGAAGGATTATACACCACTAGTTCTCATCCAGCATCAAGAGCAGCGTACTAAAGAACAAGATAAGGAAATGGCCAAGCTAACCCAAACAGGTGACATTGACTCAATAGCTAGTGGTCAGTTAGCTCCCAAACACCATTGTAAGCTATATAGACAGCCACAAGACATTACAACATGTCCTCAATACCAGCACTGTAACTAA
- the LOC136238619 gene encoding large ribosomal subunit protein eL31-like gives MPGKRKSALKEVVTREYTVNLHKRIHGIGFKRRAPRAIKAIKQFAEKQMGTPDVRIDTKLNKAVWTKGIRNVPYRIRVKLSRRRNEDEESVHKLYTLVTHVPVASFKGLETKVVDIQD, from the exons ATGCCTGGGAAGAGAAAATCAGCGTTAAAAGAAGTGGTCACCCGTGAGTACACTGTCAACTTGCATAAACGCATTCACGGAAT AGGATTCAAGAGACGTGCTCCTCGCGCCATTAAGGCCATCAAGCAATTCGCCGAGAAGCAGATGGGTACACCTGATGTACGTATTGACACAAAACTGAATAAGGCAGTCTGGACTAAGGGTATCCGGAATGTACCATATCGGATTAGAGTGAAGTTGTCAAGGAGACGTAATGAGGATGAGGAATCAGTGCACAAGTTGTATACGTTAGTGACTCATGTCCCTGTTGCCTCTTTTAAAG GGCTGGAGACAAAAGTTGTGGACATTCAAGACTAA
- the LOC136238616 gene encoding nuclear factor of activated T-cells 5-like: MSCSNSFQAVSVGLDITSDRLMESALPATDAEVDDILLESFLSDALSVAYTDSSCSNSPLSSDEDCFNTSRSGRKRSTHYPLGSPKRLKDNDYRNVIGDVLVPPSPESGISMSSPKAVHSIQSNCRVWLEVLEQPEEHYRARYASEGSRGPLKGRSQNSYPKVKVMVDGHNMDQHVSAQITVSLVHEDGTTHGVCSLSASDDDQLFYRLTNMTKRVTSPDMTVEFDQLRIKRERNLSGRGRQKQKSQKYDESLGYLLFQAEVATVNGNVTCTVMSQSIKLTAKVECAELHAIKNEYGSVEGGDEVWIRGSKMIGNPTVLFEVEIADQVAKVTRSYPGVVVKEECHQNLLVVRTPKIPFNEQVQSHVVVVTGKDKLRSNSLPFLFIPSAAPTMYYNQRPSPSPPPFVPPQQKMARLSPSYSPQPRTPPSASRYQQDMFGDIACSPVSSTFEQTLDFCAEQLDLNAEVKILAGVDSLPMQGTSPQSFNTMPNNKTTFHL, from the exons ATGTCTTGCAGCAATTCATTTCAAGCAGTATCCGTTGGATTGGACATTACCAGTGATCGATTGATGGAAA GTGCTTTACCAGCTACTGATGCAGAAGTTGATGATATATTATTAGAGTCATTTTTATCAGACGCACTCAGCGTCGCTTATACGGATAGTAGTTGTAGTAATAGTCCATTGTCAAGTGACGAAGATTGCTTCAACACAAGCCGTTCTGGTCGCAAGAGGTCGACACACTACCCTCTTGGGTCACCCAAGAGACTCAAGGACAATGATTACCGTAATGTTATTGGTGATGTTCTTGTACCACCCTCCCCTGAGAGTGGCATATCAATGTCATCTCCCAAAGCAGTCCATTCTATCCAAAGCAATTGTAGAGTGTGGCTGGAAGTGTTGGAACAACCTGAAGAG CATTACCGAGCAAGATATGCTTCTGAAGGTAGTCGTGGTCCCTTGAAGGGACGATCACAAAACTCTTATCCTAAAGTAAAG GTCATGGTTGATGGCCACAACATGGACCAGCACGTTAGTGCACAGATAACAGTCAGTCTAGTTCACGAGGATGGGACCACTCATGGAGTGTGCAGTCTGTCAGCCAGTGATGATGACCAGCTGTTTTACAGGCTGACTAACATGACTAAGAGAGTTACAAGCCCTGACATGACTGTTGA GTTTGATCAGTTGAGGATTAAGAGAGAAAGGAATCTCAGTGGCAGAGGTCGACAGAAACAAAAGTCACAAAAATATGACGAGTCACTTGGATATCTGCTATTTCAAGCTGAAGTGGCTACAGTTAATGGAAATGTGACGTGTACTGTGATGTCTCAGTCAATCAAGCTAA CTGCCAAAGTGGAGTGTGCAGAGTTACACGCTATAAAGAATGAGTATGGTTCAGTTGAAGGAGGAGATGAGGTGTGGATCAGAGGCTCAAAGATGATTGGCAATC CAACTGTGTTGTTTGAGGTTGAGATTGCAGACCAAGTTGCTAAGGTGACTAGGAGCTATCCTGGAGTGGTTGTTAAGGAGGAGTGTCATCAA AACTTACTGGTTGTGAGGACACcaaaaattccatttaatgaGCAAGTTCAATCCCATGTCGTCGTAGTAACTGGCAAAGACAAGTTACGGAGCAATTCACTACCATTCCTGTTCATCCCATCTGCAGCTCCAACAATGTATTACAATCAGAGACCTTCACCAAGCCCTCCCCCCTTTGTGCCGCCTCAACAGAAGATGGCCAGGTTGTCGCCAAGCTATTCCCCACAGCCAAGAACTCCTCCAAGTGCTAGCCGATACCAACAAGACATGTTTGGTGACATTGCATGCTCTCCTGTTTCCAGTACTTTTGAGCAAACCTTGGACTTCTGTGCTGAACAGTTAGACTTAAATGCTGAGGTGAAAATCTTGGCTGGAGTTGATTCCCTTCCTATGCAAGGAACCTCGCCCCAATCATTCAATACTATGCCTAATAACAAAACTACCTTTCACCTTTAA
- the LOC136238617 gene encoding protein phosphatase methylesterase 1-like isoform X2 produces the protein MSSLQKELLKKSLPPTASIAGRKRKGHQYTPLPWTSHFDGCQDVKVHSRGSFRVYLTGDTGPVVFLLHGGGHSAFSWCLFTSALMRLCECQVVAMDIRGHGSTMTAAEDDLSIDTLIRDVEAVVTGLYGNEAPPLILMGHSMGGAIVLRSANRIASLVGVVVIDVVEGTAMDSLSGMQSFLSSRPKCFRSLEHAIEWSIRSGQLRNVTSARISIPGQVKRQGDAVSVDVREEIVQSTADGVATTTTSSLDTISEDDHAMPAPPPPTSTVVYDWRVDLSKTEPYWRGWYEGMSQVFLSCPGSKLLILAGVDRLDKELTIAHMQGSLL, from the exons ATGTCTTCATTACAAAAAGAACTTCTCAAAAAGTCCCTCCCTCCAACAGCGAG TATAGCTGGAAGGAAACGCAAAGGACATCAGTACACCCCTCTACCATGGACCAGTCACTTTGATGGCTGCCAAGATGTCAAGGTGCACTCTAGAGG ATCATTTAGGGTGTACCTTACGGGGGACACAGGACCAGTCGTGTTTCTTCTTCATGGTGGGGGACATTCAGCGTTCTCTTGGTGCTTGTTTACT TCAGCACTAATGAGGTTGTGTGAGTGTCAGGTGGTTGCCATGGATATACGTGGGCATG GGTCTACCATGACTGCAGCTGAGGATGATTTATCTATTGATACCTTAATAAG GGATGTTGAGGCTGTTGTCACCGGTTTATATGGTAACGAGGCACCACCCCTGATCTTGATGGGTCACAG CATGGGTGGAGCTATAGTTCTGAGATCAGCCAATCGAATTGCTTCACTGGTGGGAGTGGTGGTGATTGATGTTGTGGAAG GAACAGCGATGGATTCACTGTCTGGCATGCAGTCGTTTCTTAGTAGTAGACCAAAATGTTTCAGATCATTAGAACATGCTATAGAATGGAG TATTAGGAGTGGTCAACTGAGGAACGTCACATCAGCAAGGATCTCCATTCCTGGACAAGTCAAGAG ACAAGGGGATGCTGTTAGTGTAGATGTTAGGGAGGAAATTGTCCAATCAACTGCTGATGGTGTTGCTACAACAACCACATCATCTCTGGACACCATCTCGGAAGATGATCATGCAATGCCTGCCCCTCCCCCTCCTACTTCCACG GTAGTGTATGATTGGCGTGTAGACCTGAGCAAAACAGAACCATATTGGAgag GATGGTATGAGGGGATGTCCCAAGTGTTCTTGTCTTGTCCGGGCTCCAAACTACTAATACTAGCAG GAGTGGATCGATTGGACAAGGAGTTGACTATTGCTCATATGCAAG ggagtttgttatga
- the LOC136238617 gene encoding protein phosphatase methylesterase 1-like isoform X1 → MSSLQKELLKKSLPPTASIAGRKRKGHQYTPLPWTSHFDGCQDVKVHSRGSFRVYLTGDTGPVVFLLHGGGHSAFSWCLFTSALMRLCECQVVAMDIRGHGSTMTAAEDDLSIDTLIRDVEAVVTGLYGNEAPPLILMGHSMGGAIVLRSANRIASLVGVVVIDVVEGTAMDSLSGMQSFLSSRPKCFRSLEHAIEWSIRSGQLRNVTSARISIPGQVKRQGDAVSVDVREEIVQSTADGVATTTTSSLDTISEDDHAMPAPPPPTSTVVYDWRVDLSKTEPYWRGWYEGMSQVFLSCPGSKLLILAGVDRLDKELTIAHMQGKFQLHVMAGCGHVVHEDNPDKVAQIVGTYLVRHKFAKGKEIQVPLIP, encoded by the exons ATGTCTTCATTACAAAAAGAACTTCTCAAAAAGTCCCTCCCTCCAACAGCGAG TATAGCTGGAAGGAAACGCAAAGGACATCAGTACACCCCTCTACCATGGACCAGTCACTTTGATGGCTGCCAAGATGTCAAGGTGCACTCTAGAGG ATCATTTAGGGTGTACCTTACGGGGGACACAGGACCAGTCGTGTTTCTTCTTCATGGTGGGGGACATTCAGCGTTCTCTTGGTGCTTGTTTACT TCAGCACTAATGAGGTTGTGTGAGTGTCAGGTGGTTGCCATGGATATACGTGGGCATG GGTCTACCATGACTGCAGCTGAGGATGATTTATCTATTGATACCTTAATAAG GGATGTTGAGGCTGTTGTCACCGGTTTATATGGTAACGAGGCACCACCCCTGATCTTGATGGGTCACAG CATGGGTGGAGCTATAGTTCTGAGATCAGCCAATCGAATTGCTTCACTGGTGGGAGTGGTGGTGATTGATGTTGTGGAAG GAACAGCGATGGATTCACTGTCTGGCATGCAGTCGTTTCTTAGTAGTAGACCAAAATGTTTCAGATCATTAGAACATGCTATAGAATGGAG TATTAGGAGTGGTCAACTGAGGAACGTCACATCAGCAAGGATCTCCATTCCTGGACAAGTCAAGAG ACAAGGGGATGCTGTTAGTGTAGATGTTAGGGAGGAAATTGTCCAATCAACTGCTGATGGTGTTGCTACAACAACCACATCATCTCTGGACACCATCTCGGAAGATGATCATGCAATGCCTGCCCCTCCCCCTCCTACTTCCACG GTAGTGTATGATTGGCGTGTAGACCTGAGCAAAACAGAACCATATTGGAgag GATGGTATGAGGGGATGTCCCAAGTGTTCTTGTCTTGTCCGGGCTCCAAACTACTAATACTAGCAG GAGTGGATCGATTGGACAAGGAGTTGACTATTGCTCATATGCAAG GCAAATTCCAGTTACATGTGATGGCTGGATGTGGTCATGTTGTACATGAGGATAATCCTGACAAG GTGGCACAGATAGTCGGCACTTATCTCGTCAGACACAAATTTGCTAAAGGCAAAGAAATACAAGTACCACTGATCCCTTAG
- the LOC136238617 gene encoding protein phosphatase methylesterase 1-like isoform X3 has translation MRLCECQVVAMDIRGHGSTMTAAEDDLSIDTLIRDVEAVVTGLYGNEAPPLILMGHSMGGAIVLRSANRIASLVGVVVIDVVEGTAMDSLSGMQSFLSSRPKCFRSLEHAIEWSIRSGQLRNVTSARISIPGQVKRQGDAVSVDVREEIVQSTADGVATTTTSSLDTISEDDHAMPAPPPPTSTVVYDWRVDLSKTEPYWRGWYEGMSQVFLSCPGSKLLILAGVDRLDKELTIAHMQGKFQLHVMAGCGHVVHEDNPDKVAQIVGTYLVRHKFAKGKEIQVPLIP, from the exons ATGAGGTTGTGTGAGTGTCAGGTGGTTGCCATGGATATACGTGGGCATG GGTCTACCATGACTGCAGCTGAGGATGATTTATCTATTGATACCTTAATAAG GGATGTTGAGGCTGTTGTCACCGGTTTATATGGTAACGAGGCACCACCCCTGATCTTGATGGGTCACAG CATGGGTGGAGCTATAGTTCTGAGATCAGCCAATCGAATTGCTTCACTGGTGGGAGTGGTGGTGATTGATGTTGTGGAAG GAACAGCGATGGATTCACTGTCTGGCATGCAGTCGTTTCTTAGTAGTAGACCAAAATGTTTCAGATCATTAGAACATGCTATAGAATGGAG TATTAGGAGTGGTCAACTGAGGAACGTCACATCAGCAAGGATCTCCATTCCTGGACAAGTCAAGAG ACAAGGGGATGCTGTTAGTGTAGATGTTAGGGAGGAAATTGTCCAATCAACTGCTGATGGTGTTGCTACAACAACCACATCATCTCTGGACACCATCTCGGAAGATGATCATGCAATGCCTGCCCCTCCCCCTCCTACTTCCACG GTAGTGTATGATTGGCGTGTAGACCTGAGCAAAACAGAACCATATTGGAgag GATGGTATGAGGGGATGTCCCAAGTGTTCTTGTCTTGTCCGGGCTCCAAACTACTAATACTAGCAG GAGTGGATCGATTGGACAAGGAGTTGACTATTGCTCATATGCAAG GCAAATTCCAGTTACATGTGATGGCTGGATGTGGTCATGTTGTACATGAGGATAATCCTGACAAG GTGGCACAGATAGTCGGCACTTATCTCGTCAGACACAAATTTGCTAAAGGCAAAGAAATACAAGTACCACTGATCCCTTAG